In Desulfovibrio aminophilus DSM 12254, a single window of DNA contains:
- a CDS encoding DUF3783 domain-containing protein produces the protein MHGPRGVLACGYAPAEQEILLAMMENQGFRDTPAIFANEETAGIALAELLALPGGTGRGRVSNLPRAVILSGLLEKELHAFMAAWKALGLPSQLWACLTPTSESWPLRALLTELERERQAFAQRDR, from the coding sequence ATGCACGGGCCTCGCGGGGTGTTGGCCTGCGGCTACGCGCCCGCCGAGCAGGAAATCCTGCTGGCCATGATGGAGAACCAGGGATTCCGCGACACGCCCGCGATATTCGCCAACGAAGAAACGGCCGGGATCGCCCTGGCAGAGCTTTTGGCCCTGCCCGGCGGCACCGGCCGAGGCCGGGTCTCGAACCTGCCCCGGGCCGTGATCCTCTCCGGTCTGCTGGAGAAGGAACTGCATGCCTTCATGGCCGCCTGGAAGGCTCTCGGCCTGCCGTCCCAGCTCTGGGCCTGTCTCACGCCCACGTCCGAGTCTTGGCCCCTGCGCGCCCTGCTCACCGAGTTGGAACGTGAACGCCAGGCCTTCGCCCAACGCGACAGATGA
- a CDS encoding DEAD/DEAH box helicase: MAHSEEAVVKKILQKFVRDTVPEYILDGAHTILDSGGVQKIDLKKRAQYWDVDGQIQGDDFQVYAAELGLNLEEHTLNYFCNCPDSFSGVCRHISATALKLLKSLDTDSEEEAPRPRTDWRQTFRSFFSTELEPEPGKHYFIFRFYPEPGRLQVALFRGRQNKGGISNVQTPVTVDQVVQNPDWCEVSPHLPRVAEMIGHYLDYRGHKVELPAGLHSWFFRAIKNEYYLFLRETDQPLRIENKTMQLKLSPALSEDGLHFDILLSREGKPPFSINGETEVYFYGRLPLWVYYHGGFFPVQTGLDPELVQQMVEQKPIIPHADISEFLDRVWTAIPASDLHGQEDFLERMGPIFAPATFNPKLYLDEEGSLLTLTIQNVYDTEVGEVTLPGPNPDLQTGSYRFEGRSYLLRRSQDEEALLFSELQGVGFQPRSNAVWFMEQEEAITFLLDHYPRLVEAYRVYGEKNLTRYKVRLAKPEIVAELESDEENKWFNLDLAVQYDDQKVPIDLIWKAWTQGKRYVQLKDGSYTSLPEAWLRKLGHKLRALGFDPEKPPQKQFQQFEVPVLEKILEDLPETKTDGYFVKLREKINNFQQIRFIEPPKGLTATLRPYQIHGLSYLNFLHEYGFGGILADEMGLGKTIQTLSFVQMLVEKGIKGPNLIIVPTSVLPNWEREAAKFVPKLRRLTIYGAKRDDLFLQIGESDLIITTYALLRRDLDELLKYRYSTVILDEAQNIKNPNTITARSVRRLEAEMRLCLSGTPIENNLFELWSLFEFLMPGFLGSQHSFQRGIVKPIKDGDEETLEYLKTRVKPFILRRTKAEVAKDLPPKIETTHYCDLVDEQRDLYNALAKRLRDQVMRDVEEKGMAKSQMSILDALLKLRQICCHPRLLKLDMPGLDTNLPSGKFDAFKDLVTDIVEGGHKVLVFSQFVQMLHIIRSWLQIKELPFAYLDGSSKDRFEQVDRFNEDPSIPIFLISLKAGGTGLNLTAADYVIHYDPWWNPAVENQATDRTHRIGQKRQVFAYKMICQNTVEEKILKLQEQKKDVAEAIIPGQSAFKTLTRDDLEMLFEI, from the coding sequence ATGGCCCACAGCGAAGAAGCTGTCGTCAAAAAGATCCTCCAGAAATTCGTCCGCGACACGGTCCCGGAGTACATTCTGGACGGCGCGCACACGATACTGGACTCCGGCGGAGTGCAGAAGATCGACCTCAAGAAGCGCGCCCAGTACTGGGACGTGGACGGGCAGATCCAGGGAGACGACTTCCAGGTCTATGCCGCCGAACTGGGCCTGAACCTTGAAGAGCACACGCTGAACTACTTCTGCAACTGCCCGGATTCCTTCTCCGGCGTCTGCCGTCACATCAGCGCCACGGCGCTGAAGCTCCTCAAATCCCTGGACACGGACTCCGAAGAGGAGGCCCCCAGGCCGCGCACGGACTGGCGCCAGACCTTCCGCTCCTTCTTCTCCACCGAGCTGGAGCCCGAACCGGGCAAGCACTACTTCATCTTCCGCTTCTATCCCGAGCCCGGCCGCCTGCAGGTGGCCCTGTTCCGGGGCCGCCAGAACAAGGGCGGCATCTCCAACGTGCAGACCCCCGTGACCGTGGACCAGGTGGTCCAGAACCCGGACTGGTGCGAGGTCTCGCCCCACCTGCCGCGCGTGGCCGAAATGATCGGCCACTACCTGGACTATCGCGGCCACAAGGTGGAGTTGCCGGCCGGCCTGCATTCCTGGTTCTTCCGGGCGATCAAGAACGAGTACTATCTCTTCCTGCGCGAGACCGATCAGCCGCTGCGCATCGAGAACAAGACCATGCAGCTCAAGCTGTCCCCGGCCCTGTCCGAGGACGGCCTGCACTTCGACATCCTGCTCTCCCGCGAGGGCAAGCCGCCCTTCTCCATCAACGGCGAAACCGAGGTCTATTTCTACGGCCGCCTGCCTCTCTGGGTCTATTATCATGGCGGTTTCTTCCCGGTGCAGACCGGCCTGGACCCGGAACTCGTGCAGCAGATGGTGGAGCAGAAGCCCATCATCCCCCACGCCGACATTTCCGAGTTCCTGGACCGCGTCTGGACCGCCATTCCGGCCTCGGACCTCCATGGACAGGAGGACTTCCTCGAGCGCATGGGGCCCATCTTCGCCCCGGCCACCTTCAATCCCAAGCTCTACCTGGACGAGGAGGGCAGCCTGCTGACCCTGACCATCCAGAACGTCTACGACACCGAGGTGGGCGAGGTCACGTTGCCCGGCCCCAACCCGGACCTCCAGACCGGCAGCTACCGTTTCGAGGGCCGTTCCTATCTCCTGCGCCGCAGCCAGGACGAAGAAGCCCTGCTCTTCAGCGAACTGCAGGGCGTGGGTTTCCAGCCCCGCAGCAACGCGGTTTGGTTCATGGAGCAGGAAGAGGCCATCACCTTCCTTCTGGACCACTATCCCCGCCTGGTGGAGGCCTACCGGGTCTACGGCGAGAAGAACCTCACGCGCTACAAGGTCCGGCTGGCCAAGCCCGAAATCGTGGCCGAGTTGGAGAGCGACGAGGAGAACAAGTGGTTCAACCTGGACTTGGCCGTGCAGTATGATGACCAGAAGGTGCCCATCGACCTCATCTGGAAGGCCTGGACCCAGGGCAAGCGCTACGTGCAGCTCAAGGACGGTTCCTACACGAGCCTGCCCGAGGCGTGGCTGCGCAAGCTCGGGCACAAGCTCCGGGCTCTGGGCTTCGATCCCGAGAAGCCGCCCCAGAAGCAGTTCCAGCAGTTCGAAGTCCCCGTGCTGGAAAAAATTCTCGAAGACCTGCCCGAGACCAAGACCGACGGCTACTTCGTCAAGCTGCGGGAGAAGATCAACAACTTCCAGCAGATTCGCTTCATCGAACCGCCCAAGGGCCTGACCGCCACCTTGCGGCCCTACCAAATCCACGGCCTGAGTTACCTGAATTTCCTGCATGAATACGGGTTCGGCGGCATCCTGGCCGACGAGATGGGCCTGGGCAAAACCATCCAGACCCTGTCCTTCGTGCAGATGCTCGTGGAGAAGGGCATCAAGGGCCCCAACCTGATCATCGTGCCCACCTCGGTGCTGCCCAACTGGGAGCGCGAGGCGGCCAAGTTCGTGCCGAAATTGCGCCGACTGACCATCTACGGGGCCAAGCGCGACGACCTCTTCCTGCAGATCGGCGAGTCCGACCTGATCATCACCACCTACGCCCTGTTGCGCCGCGATCTGGACGAACTGCTCAAGTACCGCTACTCCACGGTCATCCTGGACGAGGCCCAGAACATCAAGAATCCGAACACGATCACGGCCCGTTCGGTACGCCGCCTGGAGGCGGAGATGCGCCTCTGCCTCTCGGGCACCCCCATCGAGAACAATCTTTTCGAACTCTGGAGCCTGTTCGAGTTCCTCATGCCCGGCTTCCTGGGCTCGCAGCACTCCTTCCAGCGCGGCATCGTCAAGCCCATCAAGGACGGCGACGAGGAGACCTTGGAGTACCTCAAGACCCGGGTCAAGCCGTTCATCCTGCGCCGGACCAAGGCCGAGGTCGCCAAGGATCTGCCGCCCAAGATCGAGACCACGCACTACTGCGACCTGGTGGACGAGCAGCGCGACCTGTACAACGCCCTGGCCAAGCGCCTGCGCGACCAGGTCATGCGGGACGTGGAGGAGAAGGGCATGGCCAAGAGCCAGATGTCCATCCTCGACGCCCTGCTCAAGCTCAGACAGATATGCTGTCACCCGCGCCTGCTCAAGCTGGACATGCCCGGCCTGGACACCAACCTGCCCTCGGGCAAGTTCGACGCCTTCAAGGACCTCGTCACGGACATCGTGGAAGGCGGGCACAAGGTTCTGGTCTTCTCGCAGTTCGTACAGATGCTGCACATCATCCGCTCCTGGCTCCAGATCAAGGAACTGCCCTTCGCCTACCTGGACGGCTCCAGCAAGGACCGTTTCGAGCAGGTGGACCGCTTCAACGAGGATCCGAGCATCCCGATCTTCCTCATCTCGCTCAAAGCGGGCGGCACGGGCCTCAACCTCACGGCCGCGGATTACGTGATCCACTACGATCCATGGTGGAACCCGGCCGTGGAGAACCAGGCCACGGACCGCACCCACCGCATCGGCCAGAAGCGCCAGGTCTTCGCCTACAAGATGATCTGCCAGAACACGGTGGAAGAGAAGATCCTCAAGCTCCAGGAGCAGAAGAAGGACGTGGCCGAGGCCATCATTCCCGGCCAATCGGCCTTCAAGACCCTGACGCGCGACGACCTGGAGATGCTCTTCGAAATTTAG
- a CDS encoding peptide-binding protein: MNVFPALGKGSLLIKVAFLLVALLALLPGCDRPSPGRESAEPAPPSRDYGPPVDGGRLLQATLAEPMNLIPALSTDSASHAVAEHLYVAPLKYDKDIKLVPWAAESYEVLEDGRLLRFRLRPGIRWWDGVELTAKDVEFTYKLMIDPKTPTAYAEDYLAVKSFTVTGRYSFEVRYDKPFARALVTWALSILPEHALAGQDLMNTKYSREPLGCGAYKIKEWLPGSRLVLTANAEYFEGRPHLDELVLRVIPDQATQFLELKAGNLDEMGLSPYQYLFETNGPEWKERFRKYEYLSFGYTYLGYNLDSPLFSDVRVRRALDFAIDKEEIVKGVLAGLGVPAVGPYKPGTWVYNESLKPRAHDPGRARALLAEAGWRDTDGDGLLDKGGRPFAFTILTNQGNTQRIQAATIIQRRLRDVGVEARIRTVEWAAFIKEFVNKGRFDALVLGWNITQDPDIYDVWHSSKAEPGGLNFVHYRNPELDELLEEGRRTLDQNRRKRIYGRVQEILHEDQPYCFLYVPMSLPILQARIQGVAPAPAGIDYNFYQWWIPRELQRPVLER, translated from the coding sequence ATGAACGTTTTCCCCGCGCTTGGCAAGGGGTCTCTCTTGATAAAAGTCGCATTCCTGCTTGTTGCGCTGCTCGCCCTGCTGCCGGGGTGCGACCGCCCCTCTCCCGGCCGGGAGAGCGCCGAGCCTGCGCCGCCGTCCCGGGATTACGGCCCGCCGGTGGACGGAGGTCGTCTGCTCCAGGCGACCCTGGCCGAGCCCATGAACCTCATCCCCGCGCTGTCCACGGACTCGGCCTCCCACGCCGTGGCCGAGCATCTCTACGTGGCGCCGCTCAAATACGACAAGGACATCAAGCTCGTGCCCTGGGCCGCCGAGTCCTACGAGGTGCTCGAGGACGGCCGCCTGCTGCGCTTCCGCCTGCGGCCGGGCATCCGCTGGTGGGACGGGGTGGAACTCACGGCCAAGGACGTGGAATTCACCTACAAGCTCATGATCGACCCCAAGACGCCCACGGCCTACGCCGAGGACTACCTGGCCGTGAAGTCGTTCACCGTCACGGGGCGTTACTCCTTCGAGGTCCGCTACGACAAGCCCTTCGCCAGGGCCCTGGTGACCTGGGCCTTGTCCATCCTTCCGGAGCACGCCCTTGCCGGGCAGGATCTCATGAACACCAAGTATTCCCGCGAACCCTTGGGGTGCGGGGCCTATAAAATCAAGGAATGGCTGCCCGGCAGCCGTTTGGTGCTCACGGCCAACGCGGAGTACTTCGAGGGACGGCCGCATCTCGACGAACTGGTCCTGCGGGTCATCCCGGATCAGGCCACGCAGTTTCTGGAGCTGAAGGCCGGGAATCTGGACGAGATGGGGCTCTCGCCCTATCAGTATCTTTTCGAGACCAACGGGCCGGAGTGGAAGGAGAGATTCCGCAAGTATGAATACCTCTCCTTCGGCTACACCTACCTCGGCTACAACCTGGACAGCCCGTTGTTCTCTGACGTCCGCGTGCGTCGGGCCCTGGACTTCGCCATCGACAAGGAAGAGATCGTCAAGGGTGTGCTGGCGGGCCTGGGTGTTCCGGCGGTGGGTCCGTACAAGCCCGGCACCTGGGTCTACAACGAGTCCCTCAAACCACGGGCGCACGACCCGGGCCGGGCCAGGGCCTTGCTGGCCGAGGCCGGCTGGCGCGACACCGACGGCGATGGTCTCCTGGACAAGGGCGGCCGGCCCTTCGCCTTCACCATCCTGACCAATCAGGGCAATACCCAGCGCATCCAGGCCGCGACCATCATTCAGCGCCGCCTGCGCGACGTGGGGGTCGAGGCCCGCATCCGTACCGTGGAGTGGGCCGCCTTCATCAAGGAGTTCGTGAACAAGGGACGTTTCGACGCGCTGGTCCTGGGCTGGAACATCACGCAAGATCCTGATATTTACGATGTCTGGCACTCCTCCAAAGCCGAACCAGGTGGATTGAATTTCGTGCATTACCGGAACCCTGAGCTGGACGAACTGCTCGAGGAGGGGCGGCGGACGCTGGACCAGAATCGCCGCAAGCGGATCTACGGCCGCGTCCAGGAGATTCTGCACGAGGACCAGCCGTATTGCTTCCTGTATGTGCCCATGTCCCTGCCCATTCTCCAGGCCCGGATCCAGGGGGTCGCCCCGGCTCCGGCGGGCATCGACTACAACTTCTACCAGTGGTGGATACCACGCGAACTCCAGCGCCCGGTCCTGGAGCGGTGA